From a region of the Eriocheir sinensis breed Jianghai 21 chromosome 25, ASM2467909v1, whole genome shotgun sequence genome:
- the LOC127003543 gene encoding ribosome-binding protein 1-like isoform X1, whose translation MCCPCNQNEVDVSRSLASRSSGVMVQGASCLTKCVLVLSCVSCVLPSALHTLQPDEGVGAVDKRFGGARDPMLHYLLVAMAHPGPRYAAPQILSRGVRRIGSEFLGKRSPPGESHEPETCEAGGCVPEADNDADDLKKEQLSFTGQYDDQHDPEEIEEGPDKRALGGLSRGRLARYLSLLLHKKMGSEFLGKRAMGSEFLGKRAMGSEFLGKRAMGSEFLGKRAMGSEFLGKRAMGSEFLGKRAMGSEFLGKRAMGSEFLGKRAMGSEFLGKRAMGSEFLGKRAMGSEFLGKRVMGSEFLGKRAMGSEFLGKRAMGSEFLGKRAMGSEFLGKRAMGSEFLGKRESWEEGPRQRMEEEEEEHEKEEEEALSA comes from the exons ATGTGTTGTCCGTGTAACCAAAATGAAGTCGACGTTTCTCGCTCTCTCGCCAGCAGGAGCAGCGGTGTGATGGTGCAGGGAGCCTCATGCCTGACCAAGTGTGTCCTCGTACTCTCCTGTGTGTCCTGCGTCCTGCCCTCCGCCCTGCACACACTCCAGCCAG ATGAGGGCGTGGGCGCGGTGGACAAGCGGTTTGGAGGGGCGCGGGACCCCATGCTTCATTATCTCCTCGTGGCCATGGCGCACCCCGGCCCGCGCTACGCCGCCCCGCAGATCCTGAGTCGTGGCGTGAGGAGGATCGGATCTGAATTCTTAGGCAAAAGATCCCCCCCTGGCGAGTCCCACGAACCTGAGACCTGTGAGGCGGGTGGCTGCGTCCCTGAGGCTGACAATGACGCTGACGACCTGAAAAAGGAACAACTGAGCTTCACGGGACAGTACGACGACCAGCACGACCCCGAGGAAATTGAGGAAGGGCCGGATAAGAGAGCTTTGGGAGGGCTGTCACGTGGCCGCCTGGCGcgctacctctccctcctcctccacaagaaAATGGGTTCAGAGTTCCTTGGCAAGAGAGCAATGGGTTCAGAATTCTTAGGCAAACGGGCGATGGGGTCAGAATTCTTAGGTAAAAGAGCAATGGGTTCAGAGTTCTTAGGTAAGCGGGCAATGGGTTCAGAATTCTTAGGGAAGAGGGCAATGGGTTCAGAGTTCTTAGGCAAGCGGGCAATGGGTTCAGAGTTCTTAGGTAAGCGGGCAATGGGTTCAGAGTTCTTAGGTAAAAGGGCAATGGGTTCAGAGTTTTTGGGTAAGCGAGCAATGGGTTCAGAATTCTTAGGCAAGCGTGCGATGGGTTCGGAATTCCTGGGTAAGCGAGTGATGGGTTCAGAATTCTTAGGCAAACGGGCAATGGGTTCGGAATTTTTAGGGAAGAGGGCAATGGGTTCAGAATTCTTAGGTAAGCGAGCAATGGGGTCAGAATTCTTAGGTAAGCGAGCAATGGGGTCAGAATTCTTAGGGAAGAGGGAGTCATGGGAGGAAGGGCCGCggcagaggatggaggaggaggaagaggagcatgagaaggaggaggaggaggcgctgtcTGCTTGA
- the LOC127003543 gene encoding ribosome-binding protein 1-like isoform X2, whose product MVQGASCLTKCVLVLSCVSCVLPSALHTLQPDEGVGAVDKRFGGARDPMLHYLLVAMAHPGPRYAAPQILSRGVRRIGSEFLGKRSPPGESHEPETCEAGGCVPEADNDADDLKKEQLSFTGQYDDQHDPEEIEEGPDKRALGGLSRGRLARYLSLLLHKKMGSEFLGKRAMGSEFLGKRAMGSEFLGKRAMGSEFLGKRAMGSEFLGKRAMGSEFLGKRAMGSEFLGKRAMGSEFLGKRAMGSEFLGKRAMGSEFLGKRAMGSEFLGKRVMGSEFLGKRAMGSEFLGKRAMGSEFLGKRAMGSEFLGKRAMGSEFLGKRESWEEGPRQRMEEEEEEHEKEEEEALSA is encoded by the exons ATGGTGCAGGGAGCCTCATGCCTGACCAAGTGTGTCCTCGTACTCTCCTGTGTGTCCTGCGTCCTGCCCTCCGCCCTGCACACACTCCAGCCAG ATGAGGGCGTGGGCGCGGTGGACAAGCGGTTTGGAGGGGCGCGGGACCCCATGCTTCATTATCTCCTCGTGGCCATGGCGCACCCCGGCCCGCGCTACGCCGCCCCGCAGATCCTGAGTCGTGGCGTGAGGAGGATCGGATCTGAATTCTTAGGCAAAAGATCCCCCCCTGGCGAGTCCCACGAACCTGAGACCTGTGAGGCGGGTGGCTGCGTCCCTGAGGCTGACAATGACGCTGACGACCTGAAAAAGGAACAACTGAGCTTCACGGGACAGTACGACGACCAGCACGACCCCGAGGAAATTGAGGAAGGGCCGGATAAGAGAGCTTTGGGAGGGCTGTCACGTGGCCGCCTGGCGcgctacctctccctcctcctccacaagaaAATGGGTTCAGAGTTCCTTGGCAAGAGAGCAATGGGTTCAGAATTCTTAGGCAAACGGGCGATGGGGTCAGAATTCTTAGGTAAAAGAGCAATGGGTTCAGAGTTCTTAGGTAAGCGGGCAATGGGTTCAGAATTCTTAGGGAAGAGGGCAATGGGTTCAGAGTTCTTAGGCAAGCGGGCAATGGGTTCAGAGTTCTTAGGTAAGCGGGCAATGGGTTCAGAGTTCTTAGGTAAAAGGGCAATGGGTTCAGAGTTTTTGGGTAAGCGAGCAATGGGTTCAGAATTCTTAGGCAAGCGTGCGATGGGTTCGGAATTCCTGGGTAAGCGAGTGATGGGTTCAGAATTCTTAGGCAAACGGGCAATGGGTTCGGAATTTTTAGGGAAGAGGGCAATGGGTTCAGAATTCTTAGGTAAGCGAGCAATGGGGTCAGAATTCTTAGGTAAGCGAGCAATGGGGTCAGAATTCTTAGGGAAGAGGGAGTCATGGGAGGAAGGGCCGCggcagaggatggaggaggaggaagaggagcatgagaaggaggaggaggaggcgctgtcTGCTTGA